Proteins found in one Chrysiogenes arsenatis DSM 11915 genomic segment:
- a CDS encoding cation acetate symporter: protein MSKVIAHVVGLLLLVVGTASFALAKATFQGEVAQAETNWTAIAMFGVFIVGTLFITKWAAGKTKSAADFYTAGGGITGFQNGLAIAGDYMSAASFLGISAAVMVSGYDGLIYSIGFLVGWPVILFLIAERLRNLGKFTFADVAAYRFKQMPIRTLAAFGTIVVVVFYLIAQMVGAGKLIQLLFGLDYHIAVLLVGSLMMIYVLFGGMTATTWVQIIKAVLLLSGASFMSFMVMYNYGFSPEALFSAAVDVHAKGDSIMGPGGFITDPISAISFGMALMLGTAGLPHILMRFFTVPNAKEARKSVFWATTWIGYFYILTFIIGFGAIVMVGTNPQFLEGGVLIADGGKLIGGTNMAAVHLATAVGGNVFLGFISAVAFATILAVVAGLALSGASAIAHDIFATVIKKGEVDSATELKVSRGTVLVLGVMSVVLGIAFESQNIAFMVSLAFAIAASVNFPVLFMAVLWKDCTTKGAVAGGAIGLIAALVLTVFSKSVWVDVLGNATALFPYASPALFSISAAFLGIWIFSLLDRSQDAKNERALYLAQKVRSETGFGAAKASDH, encoded by the coding sequence ATGAGTAAAGTTATTGCACACGTTGTCGGGCTTCTGTTGCTCGTAGTGGGTACGGCGAGTTTTGCGCTGGCAAAGGCGACGTTTCAGGGTGAAGTGGCTCAAGCCGAAACAAACTGGACGGCTATCGCCATGTTCGGCGTGTTTATTGTTGGAACGCTTTTTATTACTAAATGGGCGGCTGGAAAAACGAAATCAGCAGCCGACTTTTATACGGCTGGTGGCGGTATTACCGGTTTTCAAAACGGTCTTGCGATTGCTGGTGACTATATGTCAGCGGCCTCTTTTCTCGGGATTTCTGCTGCGGTTATGGTGAGTGGATATGATGGTTTGATCTACTCTATAGGCTTCCTTGTTGGTTGGCCGGTTATCCTCTTCTTGATAGCTGAAAGACTGAGAAACCTCGGAAAATTCACGTTTGCAGACGTTGCGGCATACCGTTTCAAGCAGATGCCAATTCGTACCCTTGCGGCGTTTGGAACTATTGTCGTTGTTGTGTTCTACCTGATTGCGCAAATGGTCGGTGCTGGCAAGCTTATTCAGCTTCTTTTCGGGCTTGATTATCACATCGCTGTACTTCTTGTCGGTTCGCTTATGATGATCTACGTGCTTTTTGGTGGGATGACGGCGACAACGTGGGTGCAAATTATCAAAGCGGTATTACTGCTTTCAGGCGCATCGTTTATGTCGTTTATGGTTATGTATAACTATGGCTTCAGTCCTGAAGCTCTCTTTAGTGCTGCGGTTGATGTGCATGCTAAAGGTGACTCGATCATGGGTCCTGGTGGATTTATTACCGATCCGATTTCGGCGATCTCATTTGGTATGGCGTTGATGCTCGGTACGGCTGGTTTGCCGCATATTCTCATGCGTTTCTTTACCGTTCCGAATGCGAAAGAAGCTCGCAAGTCGGTGTTTTGGGCGACAACATGGATTGGATACTTCTATATTCTGACCTTTATTATCGGCTTCGGCGCGATTGTCATGGTTGGTACGAACCCGCAATTCCTTGAAGGTGGCGTATTGATTGCTGACGGCGGCAAACTCATCGGCGGCACGAATATGGCTGCGGTGCACTTGGCTACAGCGGTTGGCGGAAACGTCTTCTTGGGCTTTATTTCTGCCGTAGCGTTCGCTACCATCTTGGCGGTTGTTGCTGGTCTTGCCCTTTCTGGTGCATCCGCTATCGCGCACGACATTTTTGCCACGGTTATTAAAAAGGGTGAAGTTGACAGCGCTACAGAACTGAAGGTTTCTCGCGGAACGGTTCTTGTTCTTGGTGTTATGTCAGTTGTGCTTGGTATTGCCTTTGAAAGTCAAAACATCGCCTTCATGGTTTCGTTGGCCTTCGCCATTGCTGCATCGGTCAACTTCCCTGTTCTGTTCATGGCTGTTCTTTGGAAGGACTGCACAACGAAAGGTGCTGTTGCTGGTGGTGCCATTGGTCTTATCGCCGCGCTTGTGCTGACAGTGTTTTCAAAGTCGGTATGGGTTGATGTTCTTGGCAACGCCACAGCACTTTTCCCGTATGCTTCTCCTGCTCTCTTCTCAATTTCAGCAGCATTCCTTGGTATCTGGATTTTCTCTCTGCTTGACCGCTCGCAAGATGCGAAGAATGAAAGAGCGTTGTATCTTGCTCAGAAGGTTCGTTCTGAGACAGGATTTGGCGCCGCAAAGGCATCTGATCACTGA
- a CDS encoding DUF485 domain-containing protein — translation MLESEVVAKIQKNPKYKELVDMRNRFGIVLTLIMLAVYYGFIMVIAFKKDILAIKLGAGVMSIGIPIGIGIIIFTILITGFYVLRANGKFDELNEEILREVK, via the coding sequence ATGCTGGAGAGCGAAGTCGTCGCCAAAATTCAGAAAAACCCCAAGTACAAAGAGTTAGTGGACATGCGCAACCGTTTTGGCATTGTGCTCACGCTCATTATGCTTGCGGTGTACTACGGATTCATTATGGTCATTGCTTTCAAGAAGGACATCCTTGCGATCAAGCTTGGTGCAGGAGTTATGTCGATCGGAATACCTATCGGTATTGGAATTATTATTTTCACCATCCTCATTACGGGCTTCTATGTTCTGCGCGCGAATGGCAAATTCGATGAGCTGAACGAAGAAATTCTCAGAGAGGTTAAATAA
- a CDS encoding sodium:solute symporter family protein — protein sequence MDLQTLIYLFVGGSFALYIGIAVWAKAGSTKDFYVAGGGVPPFMNGMATAADWMSAASFISMAGLIAFLGYDGSMYLMGWTGGYVLLAMLLAPYLRKFGKFTVPDFVGDRYYSDTARVVAAICTVFISFTYVAGQMRGVGIVFSRFLQVDVNTGVIIGMLIVFFYAVLGGMKGITYTQVAQYCVLITAYLVPAIFLSIMTTGHFLPQTGMGATVIDPVTGQDTGVYLLDRLDGILTDLGFKAYTEGTKSTLDLFFITVALMAGTAGLPHVIVRFFTVPRVADARTSAGYALFFIALLYTTAPAVGVFARSNIIATVHNVDYAEAPAWFKTWEKTGLIKVTNMQPNADGKVILDMSRGAKENAVSVDRDIMVLATPEMAGLPNWVIALVAAGGMAAALSTAAGLLLVISTSFAHDILGKVVMKGKMTEKSELLAARIAAAFAVCVAGLFGIYPPGFVAQVVAFAFGLAAASFFPVIIMGVFSKRMNKEGAIAGMVVGLSFTFTYIVYCRFVNTDPSIWWFGISPEGIGTLGMLFNFVASYVVSSMTAPPPQHIQDLIEDVRIPKGAGAATHH from the coding sequence ATGGATTTACAAACACTCATTTATCTCTTCGTTGGAGGCTCGTTTGCCCTCTATATCGGCATCGCCGTATGGGCAAAAGCGGGCTCTACGAAAGATTTCTACGTAGCGGGCGGCGGCGTTCCCCCTTTCATGAACGGGATGGCTACCGCTGCTGACTGGATGTCAGCCGCTTCATTCATATCGATGGCCGGTTTGATTGCGTTCCTTGGTTACGATGGTTCGATGTATCTTATGGGCTGGACGGGCGGCTATGTTCTGCTCGCGATGCTTCTTGCTCCTTATCTTCGTAAATTCGGTAAATTCACTGTACCTGACTTCGTTGGTGATCGCTATTACTCTGACACGGCTCGTGTCGTTGCGGCGATTTGTACGGTCTTTATTTCCTTCACGTACGTTGCTGGTCAGATGCGCGGCGTTGGTATCGTTTTCTCGCGCTTCCTGCAGGTTGACGTAAATACCGGTGTTATCATCGGGATGTTGATTGTTTTCTTCTATGCTGTTCTTGGTGGTATGAAGGGGATTACGTATACACAGGTTGCACAGTATTGCGTGCTGATCACGGCGTATCTGGTTCCGGCGATCTTCCTTTCTATCATGACGACAGGTCACTTCCTGCCGCAAACTGGCATGGGTGCTACGGTTATTGATCCGGTAACAGGGCAGGATACTGGCGTGTACCTCCTTGATCGACTTGACGGCATTCTGACTGACCTTGGCTTCAAGGCGTACACTGAAGGAACCAAGAGTACCTTGGATCTCTTCTTTATCACCGTCGCACTGATGGCTGGTACAGCTGGTCTGCCACACGTTATCGTCCGTTTCTTTACGGTTCCACGTGTTGCTGATGCGCGTACCTCTGCTGGTTATGCTCTTTTCTTCATTGCATTGCTCTACACCACTGCTCCGGCGGTTGGGGTGTTTGCTCGTTCGAACATTATCGCAACGGTTCATAATGTTGACTATGCCGAAGCTCCAGCATGGTTTAAGACATGGGAGAAGACAGGTCTGATTAAAGTTACCAACATGCAGCCAAATGCTGATGGCAAGGTTATCCTTGATATGAGCCGTGGCGCTAAGGAAAATGCTGTTTCGGTTGACCGCGACATCATGGTTCTGGCTACTCCTGAAATGGCAGGCTTGCCAAACTGGGTTATTGCTCTGGTTGCTGCCGGCGGTATGGCTGCGGCGCTTTCTACTGCGGCCGGTCTGCTACTGGTTATTTCGACATCATTCGCTCACGACATTCTGGGTAAGGTTGTGATGAAAGGGAAGATGACGGAAAAATCCGAACTGCTTGCGGCGCGTATTGCTGCGGCATTCGCGGTGTGTGTTGCCGGGCTCTTTGGGATTTATCCTCCGGGCTTCGTGGCACAGGTTGTTGCTTTCGCCTTCGGTCTTGCTGCCGCATCGTTCTTCCCTGTCATTATCATGGGAGTATTCTCGAAGCGGATGAACAAAGAAGGCGCGATTGCTGGGATGGTTGTTGGTCTGAGCTTCACCTTTACCTATATCGTTTACTGTCGCTTTGTGAATACCGACCCGTCAATCTGGTGGTTCGGTATTTCACCAGAAGGTATTGGTACACTTGGTATGCTCTTCAACTTTGTTGCATCCTACGTCGTATCCAGTATGACGGCTCCTCCTCCCCAGCATATTCAGGATCTTATCGAGGATGTCCGTATCCCAAAAGGTGCTGGCGCCGCGACTCACCACTAA
- a CDS encoding DUF4212 domain-containing protein → MENGKDLELTPQNYWKENVRFLSILLVIWFVVSYGFGILLVEPLNAIRVFGWKLGFWFAQQGSIFIFLALIIVYARGMAKLDEKYGLGEEPTLKKK, encoded by the coding sequence ATGGAAAATGGAAAAGATTTGGAGCTTACCCCGCAGAATTATTGGAAGGAAAACGTTCGTTTCCTCTCTATTCTGTTGGTCATCTGGTTTGTAGTTTCTTACGGCTTCGGCATTTTGCTCGTTGAGCCACTCAATGCTATCCGCGTATTCGGATGGAAGCTTGGGTTCTGGTTTGCGCAGCAGGGATCGATTTTCATATTTCTCGCATTGATTATCGTGTATGCCCGTGGCATGGCGAAACTCGACGAAAAGTATGGACTCGGCGAAGAACCTACGCTGAAAAAGAAATAA